GCAGAGAGAGAAGGACAGGTTCGGTGATGGTGGGACGGAGTTTGCCGGCAGCACTGGAGTCGCGGCGGCGTCAGTCGGAGGCAGAAGGGGATACTGTCGAGAGGAGGCGAAAGGGGAAAATGgcagaagaaaagaggaaagaaagaagagagaaggaaaaAGAAGGAGGCGATCGGCGGCGGTTAGGTGTCGCCAGAGTGGTGGCGATGGAGCTTGAGGAGTGGTGGTTATGGGGGAGCAGAAGGAGGAAAATGGAATGTTGAAGATGGTATAATGGACGCGAATGCTAGGATTCTTCGCGCAAATGGGGTTAGTGAATTTGAAGGAAATGGAACGTTGATAGTGGTATAATGGAACCCTAACACTCCTTCTATCCTAACAGCCGCCACCCAGCCCCTCACCCTCACCTCACCAACGGATCACACACACACgtgaagagaagaaagaaaagaggagaAGGAGAGGGTGACGGCGCCGGTGGGTGTCACTGCCACCATTGTCATCAACGTTGctcagaggaggaggaggaaccATGCAAGCGAGCTCAGTCGAGGAGAGAGGAAAGGCGGCGCCGTCGCGTCCCATTACATCGTCATCTTTGTAGAGGTCCGTGTCACCAATGTTGCGAGCTGTTGCCACCGCCAATCAAAACcctcaccatcatcatcatcatcgcaGGCTGCTACTGCATGTGCCATCATCACCGCCGTTGGGTCCGTCACCATCGTCCATGGGTGAAGCTCGAAGAGAGAGAGATCGAGTTGGCATGAGAAAGGAGGAAGGGAGAGTCTCAAATAAAAGAGAGAACAGGGAGCTTCGCGAGAGCTCCATCGCTACCCAGCCGTCGCCGTCGTTGTGAGTTGCGTTGCTAAGCTTTTGTCGCTGAAAAACGGTGCTGTCGCCGTCGGGATCTACTGCCAGTAATGGTGTTCTTGCTTCTAGTTTTTGTTCTTTTAAATTCCTAGAACATTGTTGTTACATTCGCTATCACCCGAGCTTCTGGTTGCCGTCGTCGCTTGAGGTAGTTGTTGGAGCTGCTGCCGGGTCAATTTGGAGTTGATGCTATTTCGTTCTGTTGTTACAGTAAGTGTATTTTATTTTGGACCCTCGTAGTTATTGTTTGATTATAGCTTGTTAAAGAATTTAAGGTATTTGATGTCATAGGATTGTGTACCATTGTTGCATGCTACGTTTGTTGCTGTCGGAGTTGTTGTCGCAGCATTCTTGGCTATCCTTCGTGGTATGATCGAATTTGTTTTACTCTTTTTGCCACAATAATTTATTCTAGTTTCACTTAACCTCAATTTCTGCATTAATTCCAAATTATGCCAGATACGTTGTTGTTGCTGTGATCCTTATGGTTGCTTGAAAATTATCGAGGTTGCTGTTGCTGCGgcgaaataaaaaagaaaagagggtttattgcattttaattgCTGTGAATTTGATTAGCTAAGGTAGGggatttaaattaaaaatgctTTAAACTTTGAATACCTAACAAGTTTAGTAAATTAATGCAAATGAATGAATGCTAGTGATGTAAATAGTTTTCTACTATGATTGAATAtgttgtgtttgttagtgattggttgatttttgaattttggtgGGACTGGTTGATTTTGTTGTGTTTGGATTTTTCAAAGGATTATTTAGAAGCTTTGGAAGCAATTCCTTTAACTTTTCTGCAAAAGTTTAGTTAGGAAAAAGATTGAAAtgcaattttaaattttgaaaattaaaaggcCACTGATGGCTTGGAATATGTTAAATGTTGTTGTTGGCTATGGAAGACAGTTGAGGTTGAATTGAGGGAATCCGCGAAGGGTGGTAAAACTCTAGTTTTTAAGAGAGGTTCTACCCAAATGTTTGTAAAAATTGAAgagttttggaagttttggttatggtttcaaaaatgagtttaatttgattaattcatcaaaaaaaaatatgtcttgactattttttaagattttaaagCAACTAAAGAAATGAATTTGAGGATAAATACTTTTGGGATTTtcaattagaattttttatttttaattaatatggCTTGGAACCTTATTGAAAAGTTTTCATACTTGAAATGGTTTTGAAATTAGTTTATGATTtaacttatttaattttgaaaaacaacacaaagggatttatttatttagttgaagtttttaaaagttaaattaCTTATTAATCAACGGGTTTGGATTTAGGAAGTGTGAAATAAGATAGGGTTAATAGAGCTAAGTAATGGAGTTGATCAAAAAAGAAATACTTGTGGAACATGTAGTTAAGTTGCGATTTATAAGAATTATGAGACAATGGTTGACGACCTTGGAAGTACTTTAATTTGAAATTGTGGATTATGAAGGATTGGTTTGTTAGCCTATAAGTGGTTAATTAAAGAATGGTGTAATGAGCTTGAATAAGAAAGACATGATGGTGTTTGAGTTAGCTTGTCATTGAGTATAAATAATTTTGTTCTATAAGCTAGTTTATTCGCAACCTTGACCTTGAGTCTAGGGTATTATATTAGACGCCTCATATACACAAGTCGTATGTAACGGCCCAAGCCCAACCCGGTGAATGTCAAAGAGTGTGGACTAGAGATTTGGCATTGTGTTATTGATGGATATGATGAGAATTGTGATTTAAATTGAGATATATACAGATATTAGTAATGATTATGACGTGGTGATGGTTCTGGTTGATGAAAGACATTATGATAAGACTGATGATGATTTGATTAGTATTCTGGCATGGTTGGGGTTAATTCCCGCTTGCATATTGACTTGATTGGTATTCTGACAAGGGATGTGGTTTATCCCGCTTGTGCTCTGATTTTTGTGTACTATTGGCAAGGATGGTGGTATGATCTTGCTTGCGCTGAGTCGAGCTATGCCAAAACAAGGACGGTTGGTAAAATTTCGCTTGTTTCGTGGCTCCCTCTGGTCGTAAGTGCTCGGGCATTATATCCTGTAAGAGCGTGATCAGGAACCATATCTCGTAAtgcacttatatatatatatatatatatatatatatatatatatatatatatatatatatatataaaattctgTGGTATTTGATTttaagagtgtatgattactgAATTTAATATCGAAATTATGTGGTATTGAATTTAAAGACACTACAAGAAATTATCGGAATAACGATCGATTTAGCGACCTATTTGGGTGGCCGCTAAAACCATGGTCGCTAATCAGAAAATAGCGACCAACTTCAGTCGCTAAAGTTTAGCGACTGATTTTAGCAACCGATTTTTTAGCAAGGCCACCAAATCCTCACTAAAGAGTATCGGTCACTGACAAAATCGGTTGCTAAATTGTGACCAAATTTTCCATCGCTAAATCGGTCTCTGAGTAAATCGGTCGCTAAATGGTGACCCACTTTTCAGTCGCTAAATCGGTCGCTAATTTGCAACTAGTTTTTCGGACTCTAATTCAGTCGCTAAGTGTGGACCAGTATTTTAGCAACCAACATTTCAATCGCTAATTAACAACTAAGCATTTTAGTGACCAAATTTCCATGCCTGatcctaattttttaattatcaattttttactaattttttaattatcaattttttactaaatttttatgacTAGACcatcaaatattaaaaaaccATCAACATAAAATCTACACTTTAACacataaaagtaaacaacactttattattattattattattattattattattattattattatttataaaaagaaaagtgaattattaGGCAGCGCCTATTAATATAGTAGTTCTTATAAAGAACAAACAATTAGCTATAATTAGAGATAAATTCCCTCAATCATATTCATAACAATAACAATTATTATGACGCCAGCACGCAACAATTTTATAATGTCTGCAGCATGCTGCAAATATATGGTTACAAATGAAAGTTGAGAAAAAGAAAGGGTGCTCTTAATATTCACGTTTGAGACTAAATATTCTTCTGCAGCACTCTCAGCTTCATTAGCTCTCCAAAGCTGTCAAAGTTAGTCTTACTTTTATGCTTTATCCATTATTTCACCACAAACTGTAAGCATTATAACTCCATTGGGGAACGGAACTTTCTTCCATATTGCAAAGTTTATCTGCTCATTTCTTTCTTTAGCTTATAAGGAGGAATAGAAGTCAATTCCTCAAATTTGATGCAACTTTCTTACTTTATCAGCCAATGAAATGAAAGCCTTAACAAGCTCCTCCTTAATCATGAATAGAACAGAAGCTGCAAAAACACTCTGTACTATCTTTGTGCTCATCCCTTTATAGAAACCAGGCAATCCTTTAAAACGGATCATTTTCAGTATTGCATCAAAGGTACCTGCATTTTTAACATTACAAAAtgtcaaaagaaaaaaattgagaagTTAAAGTGGTATTGTGGAAAATaacattatataaaaaataatgtaaaagtCCAAAAGAAGAGTTGATATAGATGGAATCTATCTAAACTCAAACCTGAGTATCTTAATGAGTTACTAGCACCAATCTCCTGTTTTGCTTGAAGCCTTGACTGCAATATGAAATTATAAGACTCATTAGGCATATACAAAAGAACTAGATctgcaatatatatatatatatatatattggtttTACCTTGACAACCAGTAAGAGATATGGCAAATTGCAGTAGTATGTTTAACCAATTGCAGTACATGAAAGTTGACTGTTTAACCAATTAGATTAGATTTGAATCTAATTAAAAGTACATGGAAAATAAATCATCATCAACAGCATCAACCAATTTGAATAGCTTTagtttaaaacttaaaattaataaaaccaTTCTATGATGAAACTATCGCAAATATAACTGACCATATAGTTTTCTATTGCGAAACTGATAGTTTGGAAAGGAAAAACCCTGTATGCAACACGTATTCAAAATTTTCTTCTATAGGTCAAACTTGACCTCAAGCACACTTCCACATGCATGCTTAATTAAAGTAGCCACAATTTGGACAATAATTCTTTAGCTGATTAAAAGTAACAAACAAAATTGTTGTCTTAAGCTTTGTAGTAGAAGATTTCTAATGTTAAAGAACTAAAATGAAGCTGTCTATCTTCTCTCTTTACTTCAAGCAGTACAGTGTCCACTATTAATAAGAATATTTACACTCCAACTACCAAGgcataaataatgaaatagaTGTTTATCTGAGATAGGTTTGCAATAGATAgagataaaataattaatttaaaccaGTTTAGTGATTGGTTTTACCTTGACAACCAGTAAGAGATATGTTGAAACGGTTTCTCCAAGTTTTGCTAACGCTGCCAGGAGAAAGACCTTGAGAGATGAATGTATGTGTTTAGAAATAAAGAAGAGTCAAATTGAATTTCAACAAATATGACACAGATCAATGTAATTTTccatcaaaaaaattaaaagatgcTTCTAACTGTGCTCTATACCTCCAATGCAGTTACACTACCCTGCTTCTTAGCCGACCACGCCTTTAGACGCTTTAATGAGCTCTCATATCAATTTAAATTCATTACACTTTAAATTTATTAGCTCTCATATTACTAAATTTAACGTTTCCAATTGTTTCTGGAAGATGACCAAGTGGTATTTTTTCAAAGTCCAGTGTCACCAAGAGCTTGAAATTAGAGAAAAGTGAGTTCACAAAAGTGCTTATCATTTCCTCCTCATCTATAATATCATAAAGAAGGAAAGAACGCAACAAGCTAAATTGGTTTCTATCAAACTCTGTAGTTGAAGCACTTGTTCCCAGATCAGCAAAGTCAACATTTGTGCCAATTGATAAACGTCTAGTCCATTTATCAAAACAAAATGGGTTACCTTTCTTCACTTGACACAAGTTGAACTCTTCACATTTCTTGACAATGAAGTCATGCATCAAATCATGAACTCTACACTTTGTAACTCTGCCGTCGTAAGGGTTCACATCAGCTACCTTAACCAAGCTCCTATGAATGAGATCAGCTTAAGTACTCTTCTCCAACTTCTCGTTGAGTTTGGTGCTCTCTGCACTCCACAAGCCCTTCAGCTATCCACAAATTGATGAGCCTTGCACTATTGATTGTGTATTGCTCAGGAAAAAGGCCAAAGTACAAGAGACATGACTTGAGGTGGTAACTAAGATCCTGATAGCTTTCTAACAGTGCCTGATGCTAACCTTTAAGATGAGAATCGCTTGCAAGCTTTGATTGAAGGCTGTTGTACACCACCTTCCATTCTGAGACTCTCTCTTTCTTGGTTGACAGAAGAGAAGCTATAGCCACAATTGCAAGTGGCACACCATCACACTTTTTTGTGAACTCTTCAGATAGTTTCAGACGACGACGCCGGCGCTGTGAACTTAGAAGACGACAACGGCGCTAACTAAGAAGACGACGATGCGAATGGAGCTGCGAACTCAGAAGACGACGACGTCGCGAATGGAGAGGGTGTTGTGTTGTGCGGTGCTTCCGGCTGTGGTCACATCCGTGGAGGGGAAGAAGTATAGCTCAGTAACCTTTTGAGAATGCGAGAATGGTGATTGGTGAGGCTGAGTTAGGGTTACTGAGGGGTAGAGTAATTCGGTAACTATTTTAAATTAGCGACTGATTTAACTACCGATTAGTGATATATTATAAAGCCGTCGCTAAATCGGTAGCTAAGTTAAAAAATAGTGACCAATTTAGTGACCAATCGTTTAAACTAGTATTTATAGTTAGTTGCTAAATTGGTCGCTATCTTAACTATTAGTAACCGATTTTGTGATCACCAGCTTAGCGACCGAGTTAGCAACCAACCTTTTTCAGCTTATTTCTCTATTGGTTGCAAAATCAGttgctaaattaaaaaatagcgaCCGATTTTATGACCAATAATTCCAAGTATTGCTTCCTCATTTCGGTTGCTAATTCGGTTGCTGTGTTAAAAAATAGTGACCAATTTTAGCAATCAATTTTATGTTGCTCGTATAAAAATCTCATCGGTCGCTATTAGTGACCAATTTCTTTGGTCACTAAAATCGGTCACTGATTGTGATTTAGCGACCGATTTAGCAACTAAAAATTTTTTGGTCCTTGAAATCTTATATCGGTTGCTAAATCAGTCGCTATTAGCAACCAATTTTTTCGGTCACTAAAATCGGTCGCAATTCTAAAACTTTCTTGTAGTTAGAGACGGGGCTGAGTAGAGTGTTGGAGAGAGCTTGAGTGCGTAGTATCATTGACATAGGGAGTATATAGTAGGTTTACCCGGTTTCGGATTAGAGTGGGGTAAATTGTTGGGTAAAAAATCCTTAGGCACATCTTTggtccttttcttttctttaaacAGTTTACTTTACAGATTTGTAAATTAAAGGAGTTTCTTTATGACCTTTCAAAGTAAATTTTCTCACAAAACTTTTCGCAAAGGTCATTTCAAGgataaactatttttataatgaAATTCTATCTATTTGCAAGTATTTCTTTATTTTGAGGGTATTCCTTTCCCTACTGAAAGCCTGAAAGGTTGATGTTCTCATCCCTTTTTATATCCAATATTTCAGTGATAAGCTCAGAAAGCTTTGGCACGAAGGCTGTGACCGAACTACAGAGCtatatttatttgtattttttgtttttagtttaattgatattttttcCCTCATCATTTgtcattttgaatttttagaGAGGCAAGATTTATATTTGGGAACTGTTGAATAACATTATATATTATGAAAAGGCTTTtcattttcataattaaaaattcaatttgcATTCGTGAAGgttcaatattaaataaagggtaaagtatactttttgtcccaaaagtttgacaaaagtttcaaaaatatctctaagttttattttgtttcaattttgtcccaaaagttttcgatttgcatcaaatatacccctgacagctaatttttcaaaaaatttaagaccaattcaaaaataatttcataagaAGAACCCTCAATacaagcaaatcaagcataattttcatgcattattgttagattggtcttaaattttttaaaaatttagccATCGAGGACATATTTGGTGTAAATCGAAAACTTctggaataaaattaaaacaaaataaaacttaaggatatttttgaaatttttgccAAACTTCAgcgacaaaaaatatactttacccttaAATAAATATTACTAAATAAAAGGAGTAGAGGTAGGTAGTTCCTGGACTTTTAGTGCAATCATGAGgtgtgctaaaagttagggtgttacaatatcgttcccacgaggattaatggattGAATCAAGTAACGTATAATTGGATCTCTAATTTGATCAATCAAACATTGGCAAGAGAATTATGAATCTTGAAGTAGAAGCAAAGAATAATGAAGTATGTTAAAGTTGAATGAGAGAAAGCTTATGAATTTAAGAAAGTAATTAATGAATGAGATGTTAAGGGCTTTGGAGATGTTTAACTCTTAGAAAAAGTAATGCTTATGTTTTCCTAATTTGACTCATGCAAAAATCTTTTCACAGCAAATTATTTATAATCAATTTCTAATTTCTtggcaatttaatttctgttaactTAATTAATCAACAATTCCTTGCTCAGCTaattaaaagaagaagttaAGCACGATTTTGATTTAAGGCCACATGACTTTCAAAATACTATTTCTAGTCAAgttgaaaattatgagaaagAGTTTCAAGCTAATTCTGATATTAAATTTTTCAAAGTGATATTaaacttttcaaaataataacaGAATCCAAGATAGAATTAGAATATTTTTCAatacttttaatcattaaaGATGAAAAACGAGACTTAATCTTGAAAAAGTAGAAAAACATgaatcaaaataaagaaaacactTACATTACTAATCCATAAAATCAAATAGAGTTCCTAACCTTCATCATGAGAAGGTTTAGTTACTCCTGGTATAAAAGAAAATAACTTAAGATTAACGAGGTACTAGATGGATCTAGTTATTTTTCGATGATTTATCGATGATCCTCTGTGAACCTTGTTTACTTATTTATATTCTAGCTTTGCCTAACTATTGTAATTGAGAAACTCATCCTATCTTCTTATCTCCAAAGGATAAGATAACAACTTATTCAAATTCGAAACAATAATTCAAACCTAATATAAACTAAATCTAAACAACCGAATCTTATCTTTCTAGAACAAGTTAATGCTAACTAATCATTTAAATCTTGAATCTTCGGTTGAATTTAGAGCTTCCTGGGAGTGGACTATGATCTTGGTGCTGGGTTTGATCCACTGACACTGGGCTTTGAGGAACTCTAGGCCCCTGGGAGTTGGAAATTCACTTCAGAGCCTGGCTCCAGGATTGGGTGCTAGGTCCCCAGTACATTGGAGTTGGGTGTAACACCTTACTATACAAATGCTTACGTTATAACGATATATCAGAGGTGGTGAGGCATTACGAAACCTAAAAGAAAagatacatatataatatttgaagAATAACGATATAACTAAGAGCCTGTGAAAGGAAGATAAACAAAACAACAACTGTTATCACACACAAAATGATAACGTAAAAAACGTCGTATACTGCGAAGAAAAGAATGGCTAGAATATTAAAAACCAGAAAGTGTACAAAATAATATCCTATTTCTCCAAAAATACAAACCCCTAAGTGCAATATGCAATAATATGTTCCAAAAGTGGAGAATAATACTAAGTatcaaaataaatccaaaagaGTCTTCTTCACTTCATCAAAGAGAATCTTGCACATTCAGCGAGGTGTATCCCGCTCTGTATTTGAAAAGCATAAATTTTCACAATGGGTGAGAACCCAAAGGTTCTCAGTAGGGTAATAGTTCTAAATAA
This sequence is a window from Arachis stenosperma cultivar V10309 chromosome 10, arast.V10309.gnm1.PFL2, whole genome shotgun sequence. Protein-coding genes within it:
- the LOC130956197 gene encoding peroxisomal nicotinamide adenine dinucleotide carrier-like, with protein sequence MHDFIVKKCEEFNLCQVKKALAKLGETVSTYLLLVVKSRLQAKQEIGASNSLRYSGTFDAILKMIRFKGLPGFYKGMSTKIVQSVFAASVLFMIKEELVKAFISLADKVRKLHQI